The Nocardia arthritidis genome has a window encoding:
- a CDS encoding RDD family protein, with protein sequence MGFMRRGLLRVNNYLDELDRKKPSGPRYHGDKNDPRYPSPRELRTAMAVVPDIALHAGVAWLAFARSSGIVSLLLAVLAYVGASFVHTVLFQRVTGGATVGKLLFGVVLIRGGDGRRPTLWNLLVAFCGRGILLMIDGDSPTDYGGFLVHVRRRDVRALRAAERRNQALSPAPGYPTSPQGYPARSQGFSDLHGYPSGQHGHPPHLG encoded by the coding sequence ATGGGGTTCATGCGGCGGGGACTACTGCGGGTCAACAATTATTTGGATGAGCTGGACCGGAAGAAGCCATCCGGTCCCCGCTACCACGGCGACAAGAACGATCCAAGGTATCCGTCGCCGCGCGAATTACGTACCGCGATGGCCGTGGTGCCGGACATCGCATTGCACGCCGGGGTCGCGTGGCTGGCGTTCGCACGCAGTAGCGGGATCGTCTCGCTGTTGCTCGCCGTGCTCGCCTATGTGGGCGCGTCATTCGTACACACGGTGTTGTTCCAGCGGGTGACGGGTGGCGCGACCGTCGGCAAGCTGCTGTTCGGGGTTGTGCTCATCCGAGGCGGCGACGGACGCCGACCTACTCTCTGGAACCTTCTGGTCGCCTTCTGCGGTCGCGGCATCCTTCTGATGATCGACGGGGACTCGCCGACGGATTACGGAGGGTTCCTGGTACATGTGCGGCGGCGTGACGTCCGTGCACTGCGAGCCGCGGAACGTCGAAACCAGGCGCTGTCACCCGCACCCGGTTACCCAACGTCTCCGCAAGGCTATCCGGCGCGGTCGCAAGGGTTTTCGGATCTTCATGGCTATCCCTCCGGCCAGCACGGACATCCGCCGCACCTGGGTTGA
- a CDS encoding oxygenase MpaB family protein: MSDSGYFADNSMARRVMRKRAVGLTYGQRALVIGAVNPLLYVGTAENTEHRTTPYTRLALTGHLFEAVFLGTKEEADRALAFTHSKHAKVRGTLPEDAGAHHPAGTAYSAHDPHLMYMTMAFTFDSAEVMYDLLVRRLTSGEREGLYQDYVRWAELFGMPRTAAPATYREFRRDFDAYLASDELFLTEEARLVGSYLAGQVVPYRQKMPVHQVASAVYLLVQGSLPSRIRRMYGIRWGATEQLAFKSLTQGIRTAHIAPPLVPRVWRDALAGPSAPIYKLVSRGEHKLVKAGRPSMPGVDPRNWVQRNSA; this comes from the coding sequence ATGAGCGATTCCGGGTATTTCGCCGACAACTCCATGGCGCGGCGGGTAATGCGCAAACGCGCCGTCGGACTCACCTACGGACAGCGGGCGCTGGTGATCGGCGCGGTCAATCCGCTGCTCTACGTCGGGACGGCGGAGAACACCGAGCATCGGACCACCCCCTACACCCGCCTGGCGCTCACCGGCCATCTCTTCGAGGCCGTCTTCCTCGGCACCAAGGAGGAGGCCGACCGAGCGCTCGCCTTCACCCATTCGAAGCACGCCAAGGTGCGCGGCACCCTCCCGGAGGACGCGGGTGCGCACCATCCCGCGGGCACCGCCTACTCCGCGCACGACCCGCACCTCATGTACATGACCATGGCCTTCACCTTCGACTCGGCCGAGGTCATGTACGACCTGCTGGTCCGCAGGCTGACCTCGGGCGAGCGCGAAGGCCTCTACCAGGACTATGTCCGCTGGGCCGAACTGTTCGGCATGCCGCGCACCGCGGCCCCGGCGACCTACCGCGAATTCCGGCGCGATTTCGATGCCTATCTGGCCTCGGACGAGCTGTTCCTCACCGAGGAGGCCCGCCTGGTCGGCTCCTATCTCGCCGGGCAGGTGGTGCCGTACCGCCAGAAGATGCCGGTGCATCAGGTCGCTTCGGCCGTTTATCTCCTGGTGCAGGGCAGCCTCCCGTCGCGCATCCGCCGCATGTACGGCATCCGCTGGGGCGCCACCGAACAGCTCGCCTTCAAATCGCTGACCCAGGGCATCCGCACCGCGCATATCGCGCCGCCGCTGGTGCCTCGGGTGTGGCGGGACGCCCTGGCCGGGCCGAGTGCGCCGATCTACAAACTGGTGTCGCGCGGCGAACACAAGCTCGTCAAGGCCGGTCGCCCGAGCATGCCCGGCGTCGACCCGCGCAACTGGGTGCAGCGCAATTCCGCCTGA
- a CDS encoding TetR/AcrR family transcriptional regulator, with protein sequence MTGQRTYGGVSAAERRAQRRSALLDAALEIVGTQGLAKLTVSGLCAQAGLNERYYYESFDSREAVLSGLIDRIVEELATTIIAALRDAPAETRAKAHAVIAAGIHLLTDDPRKAKVALIAGMSTPELRARTDQTVLMFAKMVAAEGIDFYEISDPEPDPVIDFRATYLVGGLVQTLTAWLRNDLPLSRDELIEHTTDVFVLLGEDLAQRIRRG encoded by the coding sequence GTGACGGGGCAACGGACTTATGGTGGGGTTTCCGCGGCCGAGCGCCGCGCGCAACGGCGAAGCGCACTGTTGGACGCCGCGCTGGAAATCGTTGGCACACAGGGTCTGGCCAAGCTGACCGTCTCCGGCTTGTGCGCGCAGGCCGGACTCAACGAGCGCTACTACTACGAGAGCTTCGACAGCCGTGAGGCCGTGCTGTCCGGGCTCATCGACCGGATCGTCGAGGAACTCGCGACCACCATCATCGCCGCACTGCGCGACGCGCCCGCGGAGACCAGGGCCAAGGCGCATGCGGTGATCGCCGCGGGCATCCACCTGCTCACCGACGATCCGCGCAAGGCCAAGGTCGCGCTCATCGCCGGGATGTCGACGCCCGAGCTGCGGGCCCGCACCGATCAGACGGTCCTGATGTTCGCCAAGATGGTGGCGGCGGAAGGCATCGACTTCTACGAGATCTCCGACCCGGAACCCGATCCCGTCATCGACTTCCGCGCCACCTACCTGGTCGGTGGGCTGGTGCAAACCCTCACCGCATGGCTGCGCAACGATCTGCCGCTGTCGCGTGACGAGCTGATCGAGCACACCACCGACGTCTTTGTGCTGCTCGGCGAGGATCTCGCGCAGCGCATCCGGCGCGGGTGA
- the trpS gene encoding tryptophan--tRNA ligase, with the protein MSSPAASPGTAERKQRVLSGIQPTGVSFHLGNYLGALQYWVTMQDEYDALYFIPNLHAITVPQDPKDLRRRTRAAAAQLLAIGIDPKKSTLFVQSQVPEHAELAWVLSCITGFGEASRMTQFKDKSVKQGAENATVGLFTYPVLMAADILLYQAHQVPVGEDQRQHLELTRNLAQRFNTRFKKTFVVPEAHIVKGTAKIYDLQDPTAKMSKSASTDAGLINLLDDPKVSAKKIRSAVTDTEREIRYDPEQKPGVSNLLVILSSLTGAPIVTLEQDFAGKGYGDLKSDVADALVEFVTPLRAKVEEYLSDQGELDRILAAGAERAREIAGNTLARVYERVGLLTR; encoded by the coding sequence ATGTCCAGTCCTGCAGCATCCCCGGGCACCGCTGAACGCAAACAGCGGGTGCTGTCCGGGATCCAGCCCACCGGCGTCTCCTTCCACCTCGGTAATTACCTTGGGGCGCTGCAGTATTGGGTCACCATGCAGGACGAGTACGACGCCCTCTACTTCATCCCGAACCTGCACGCGATCACCGTCCCGCAGGATCCGAAGGATCTGCGCCGTCGCACCAGGGCCGCGGCCGCCCAGCTGCTCGCCATCGGTATCGACCCGAAGAAGTCGACGCTGTTCGTGCAGAGCCAGGTGCCCGAGCACGCCGAGCTGGCCTGGGTGTTGAGCTGCATCACCGGTTTCGGTGAGGCGAGCCGGATGACCCAGTTCAAGGACAAGTCGGTCAAGCAGGGCGCCGAGAACGCGACCGTCGGCCTGTTCACCTACCCGGTGCTGATGGCCGCCGACATCCTGCTATATCAGGCGCATCAGGTGCCGGTCGGCGAGGATCAGCGTCAGCACCTGGAGCTGACCCGAAATCTGGCCCAGCGCTTCAACACTCGCTTCAAGAAGACCTTCGTCGTCCCGGAGGCGCATATCGTCAAGGGCACCGCGAAGATCTACGACCTACAGGATCCGACCGCAAAGATGAGCAAATCCGCGTCCACCGACGCGGGCCTGATCAACCTGCTCGACGATCCGAAGGTGAGCGCCAAGAAGATTCGCTCCGCCGTCACCGACACCGAGCGCGAGATCCGCTACGACCCGGAGCAGAAGCCGGGCGTCAGCAATCTGCTGGTGATCCTCAGCTCGCTCACCGGAGCCCCGATCGTCACGCTGGAGCAGGATTTCGCGGGCAAGGGTTACGGCGACCTGAAATCCGATGTCGCCGACGCGCTGGTCGAATTTGTCACCCCGCTGCGGGCGAAGGTGGAAGAGTATTTGTCGGATCAGGGCGAACTCGACCGCATCCTCGCCGCCGGGGCCGAGCGGGCGCGCGAGATCGCGGGCAACACCCTCGCACGGGTTTACGAACGGGTCGGTCTGCTGACGCGATAA
- a CDS encoding ester cyclase → MTVDATDSKTADETPLWLQGRDAVVAATPAEDWRNGAPDYHLTNEVVPRERTTSHAAGSLEAIVEDLVRVFEMEVSHKHDPATWVSLVAEHYRGRVNGGPWQDAEEFARIGSYNILIGDNPFYDVAEETFESSHHTFHTAFPGGFFWEVLEVLSGPPAVTFRWRHWGRYEGEYKGHQPTGEQIEMFGVTIARVSDDLRILELEHFYDNNKLLGPLAHGCPVTKAQ, encoded by the coding sequence ATGACAGTTGACGCAACGGATTCCAAGACGGCCGACGAAACACCGCTGTGGCTGCAGGGTCGCGACGCGGTGGTCGCGGCCACCCCGGCCGAGGATTGGCGCAACGGCGCACCCGACTACCACCTGACCAACGAGGTGGTGCCGCGTGAACGCACCACCTCGCACGCGGCGGGCTCGCTGGAGGCCATCGTCGAGGACCTGGTCCGGGTCTTCGAAATGGAGGTCTCGCACAAGCACGACCCGGCGACCTGGGTCTCGCTGGTGGCCGAGCACTACCGCGGCCGGGTCAACGGCGGCCCGTGGCAGGACGCCGAGGAATTCGCCCGCATCGGCAGCTACAACATCCTGATCGGCGACAACCCGTTCTACGACGTCGCCGAGGAGACCTTCGAGTCCTCGCACCACACCTTCCACACCGCCTTCCCCGGCGGATTCTTCTGGGAGGTGCTCGAGGTGCTGTCCGGCCCGCCCGCCGTCACCTTCCGCTGGCGGCACTGGGGCCGGTACGAGGGCGAGTACAAGGGCCACCAGCCCACCGGTGAGCAGATCGAGATGTTCGGCGTCACCATCGCCAGGGTGAGCGACGACCTGCGCATCCTCGAGCTGGAGCACTTCTACGACAACAACAAGCTGCTCGGCCCGCTCGCGCACGGCTGCCCGGTCACCAAGGCACAGTAA
- a CDS encoding MFS transporter — MNVDSTRRWLALGALAVAMLTIGLDVTVLTVALPTLAADLHAGTGALQWFSSAYTLALAALMLPFGALGDRYGRKKVLLAALLLFGVASAACTFATSPGQLIAGRTVLGVAAAAMIPLSLAVLPVLFPGQEERQRALTVWITATSVGIPLGPLVGGWLLRHFWWGSAFLINVPMVIIGALAVAALVPESRSANRLPIDLFGVLLSALGMLGLTYGFIRFGEHGWGDPTSWVIVAAGVVGLTIFIWWQRRIDHPLIDLGLFAVSGFRWGTVFLIVVNFAMFGMFFTVPQYFQAVLGVDPFGSGLRLLPLIGGLLVGSRFVNGLLSALGVRTVEIIGFALLAAGLGIGALTTVDSGYGYTALWITVLGIGMGFVMPAANGQAMGVLTAERSGSGSALLQALRQAGGTIGVAVLGTVLANQYRAELGPLDREPISDGVTAGVAVARKLGNADALRQVQSAFLGGMGAMLWVCAAICVIAIPLVWFVLPGRSADSAQAQAASTEPIPDEPESTHVG, encoded by the coding sequence ATGAACGTGGATTCGACTCGCCGCTGGCTGGCGCTGGGCGCGCTGGCGGTGGCCATGCTGACCATCGGACTCGACGTCACCGTCCTGACCGTCGCCCTGCCGACCCTGGCCGCGGACCTACACGCGGGTACCGGTGCGCTGCAGTGGTTCAGCTCGGCGTACACCCTCGCGCTCGCGGCGCTGATGCTGCCCTTCGGCGCGCTCGGCGACCGCTACGGACGGAAGAAGGTGCTGCTTGCCGCGCTGCTGCTGTTCGGCGTCGCCTCGGCGGCCTGCACCTTCGCCACCTCGCCCGGCCAACTGATCGCGGGGCGCACGGTACTCGGCGTGGCGGCGGCCGCCATGATTCCGCTTTCGCTGGCGGTATTGCCCGTGCTGTTCCCGGGGCAGGAGGAGCGGCAGCGCGCGCTGACCGTCTGGATCACGGCCACCTCGGTGGGAATTCCACTCGGGCCATTGGTGGGTGGATGGCTGCTCCGGCACTTCTGGTGGGGCTCAGCGTTTTTGATCAACGTGCCCATGGTGATCATCGGCGCGCTCGCGGTCGCCGCGCTCGTCCCCGAGTCGCGCAGCGCGAACCGGCTCCCCATCGATCTGTTCGGCGTGCTGCTGTCCGCGCTCGGAATGCTCGGTCTCACATACGGTTTCATCCGCTTCGGCGAGCACGGTTGGGGTGACCCGACATCATGGGTGATCGTCGCGGCGGGCGTCGTCGGCTTGACCATCTTCATCTGGTGGCAGCGCAGGATCGATCATCCCCTCATCGACCTCGGACTGTTCGCCGTCTCCGGATTCCGTTGGGGCACGGTATTTCTCATCGTGGTCAACTTCGCGATGTTCGGCATGTTCTTCACCGTGCCGCAGTACTTCCAGGCGGTGCTCGGGGTCGATCCGTTCGGCAGCGGACTGCGATTGCTGCCGCTGATCGGCGGCCTCCTCGTCGGCAGCCGGTTCGTGAACGGGCTACTGTCCGCGCTGGGGGTGCGGACAGTGGAGATCATCGGCTTCGCGCTGCTGGCCGCCGGACTCGGAATCGGCGCGCTGACAACGGTCGACAGCGGCTACGGCTACACGGCGCTGTGGATCACCGTGCTCGGCATCGGCATGGGCTTCGTGATGCCCGCGGCGAACGGTCAGGCGATGGGTGTGCTCACCGCCGAGCGGTCCGGCAGCGGTTCGGCGCTGCTGCAGGCGTTGCGGCAGGCGGGCGGCACCATCGGCGTCGCGGTGCTGGGCACCGTGCTCGCCAACCAGTACCGCGCCGAACTCGGCCCGCTCGACCGGGAGCCGATCTCCGATGGAGTGACCGCCGGAGTCGCCGTCGCGCGCAAGCTCGGCAACGCCGATGCGCTGAGGCAGGTGCAGTCGGCGTTCCTCGGCGGAATGGGCGCGATGCTGTGGGTTTGCGCGGCCATCTGCGTCATCGCGATTCCCCTCGTCTGGTTCGTGCTGCCCGGGCGATCGGCCGACTCGGCGCAAGCGCAAGCCGCCTCGACCGAACCCATTCCGGATGAGCCAGAATCAACACATGTCGGTTGA
- a CDS encoding YbaB/EbfC family nucleoid-associated protein, producing the protein MTSFERDQLRARTEALQAQADAMMATYEQQLRDIGQARDVLAIAKSEGWSDDNLVRVTTNSAGVPIEVWVDPSAFKRSQPDKLGISFLQAAQAAARAAKSEIDAVLGPVTAAAAEFTPPEDPFESLPFIGRPIGDVLPPLPTAEPTAPQESERAYEDEDEGPHWKGIG; encoded by the coding sequence GTGACTTCATTCGAGCGGGACCAATTGCGGGCGCGCACCGAAGCGCTCCAGGCGCAGGCAGACGCGATGATGGCCACCTACGAGCAGCAATTGCGCGATATCGGGCAGGCGCGCGACGTGCTCGCCATCGCGAAGTCGGAGGGGTGGTCGGACGACAACCTCGTCCGGGTGACGACCAACTCGGCCGGAGTGCCGATCGAGGTCTGGGTGGACCCGTCGGCCTTCAAGCGCTCGCAACCCGACAAGCTGGGCATTTCATTCCTACAGGCAGCCCAGGCGGCGGCCCGTGCGGCTAAATCCGAGATCGATGCTGTCCTCGGCCCGGTGACCGCGGCAGCCGCCGAATTCACGCCGCCGGAAGATCCCTTCGAAAGCCTGCCGTTCATCGGTCGTCCGATCGGCGACGTCCTGCCACCACTACCCACAGCCGAACCCACAGCACCGCAGGAGTCGGAGCGGGCGTACGAGGACGAAGACGAGGGGCCACATTGGAAGGGCATCGGGTAG
- a CDS encoding WXG100 family type VII secretion target encodes MVDNYNFSVDPDQVKAQAPKFAEVSSDLRNGLSELQSGLASLGKVWGNDEFGQRFAQNYEHKAEEAASAISSAISMFENLGKAAELIANKTTEVDQGFKDALQKITGKIDGKA; translated from the coding sequence ATGGTTGATAACTACAACTTCTCGGTCGATCCCGACCAAGTCAAGGCGCAGGCGCCGAAATTCGCAGAGGTCAGCTCGGATCTCCGCAACGGACTGTCCGAGTTGCAGAGCGGGCTGGCTTCGCTCGGCAAGGTCTGGGGCAATGATGAATTCGGACAACGCTTCGCGCAGAACTACGAACACAAGGCCGAGGAAGCAGCCAGCGCGATCAGCAGCGCGATCAGCATGTTCGAGAATCTGGGGAAAGCCGCCGAGCTGATCGCGAATAAGACCACCGAGGTCGACCAGGGATTCAAGGACGCGCTGCAGAAAATTACCGGCAAGATCGACGGGAAGGCTTGA
- a CDS encoding D-alanyl-D-alanine carboxypeptidase family protein: MKTRDPRLLAAVCAGAALMLAAPPVLAAPPTTTTPFTTPNTDGCPQKSAPPSPIDESEVPTPGQSAPRPLSIPSPPIGGTRMGECGLVVPASAPPVPQDISATAWVVSDLDTGQVLAAKDPHGRYRPASTIKVLLATIALRNLDLDKVVTGTQEDANADGTRVGMGPGGRYTNRQLMQALIMCSGNDAAHAIAAQLGGDAATVGKMNALAKSLRALDTRAATPSGLDGPGMSTSAYDLSVLFREAMTIPLFAQIIHTEQVDFPGYPKDPKNPDDKDHPGFAIANDNHLLYEYDGALGGKTGYTDDARQTFVAGAQRNGRRLAVTLLKADVQPLRPWEQAARLLDYGFALPKDASVGKLPDTGAQAAETGVPLASPPARSDDQADRQPAEHGNHSGIRTLLIIGGIILVLVFLLGARQVNRQRR; this comes from the coding sequence ATGAAAACCCGGGATCCACGCCTCCTAGCCGCCGTCTGCGCCGGCGCCGCGCTGATGCTCGCCGCACCGCCGGTACTCGCCGCGCCGCCGACCACGACGACGCCGTTCACCACCCCGAATACCGACGGCTGCCCGCAGAAGTCGGCCCCGCCGTCACCGATCGACGAATCGGAGGTCCCGACGCCCGGGCAGTCCGCGCCCAGACCGCTGTCGATCCCGTCGCCGCCGATCGGCGGCACCAGGATGGGCGAATGCGGCCTCGTCGTACCGGCGAGCGCACCGCCGGTGCCACAGGACATTTCGGCGACCGCGTGGGTGGTTTCGGACCTGGACACCGGACAGGTGCTCGCCGCCAAGGATCCGCACGGCCGCTACCGGCCCGCGAGCACCATCAAGGTGCTGCTCGCCACGATCGCGCTGCGCAACCTCGACCTCGACAAGGTGGTCACCGGCACCCAGGAGGACGCGAACGCGGACGGCACCCGGGTCGGCATGGGCCCCGGCGGCCGATACACCAATCGGCAACTGATGCAGGCGCTGATCATGTGCTCGGGCAATGACGCCGCACACGCCATCGCGGCCCAGCTCGGCGGCGACGCGGCGACCGTCGGGAAGATGAACGCGCTGGCGAAATCGTTGCGCGCGTTGGACACCCGCGCGGCCACCCCGTCCGGCCTGGACGGCCCCGGGATGAGCACCTCGGCATACGACCTGTCGGTGCTGTTCCGCGAGGCCATGACCATCCCGCTGTTCGCCCAGATCATCCACACCGAGCAGGTCGACTTTCCCGGATATCCGAAGGATCCGAAGAATCCGGACGACAAGGACCATCCCGGATTCGCCATCGCCAACGACAACCATCTGCTCTACGAATACGACGGCGCGCTCGGCGGCAAAACCGGCTACACCGACGACGCGCGCCAAACCTTCGTCGCGGGCGCGCAGCGCAACGGCCGCAGGCTCGCGGTGACGCTGCTGAAGGCCGATGTGCAGCCGCTGCGCCCGTGGGAGCAGGCGGCGCGACTGCTCGACTACGGCTTCGCGCTGCCCAAGGACGCCTCGGTCGGCAAACTGCCCGACACCGGTGCGCAGGCGGCCGAAACCGGTGTGCCGCTTGCCTCCCCGCCGGCGAGAAGCGACGACCAGGCCGACCGGCAACCGGCCGAACACGGCAACCACAGCGGCATCCGCACCCTGCTGATCATCGGCGGCATCATCCTGGTGCTGGTATTCCTGCTCGGCGCCCGGCAGGTGAATCGCCAACGGCGATAA
- a CDS encoding TetR family transcriptional regulator has product MSVELSGDRPPVSGLRERKKERTRRTIRQEAFRLFREQGYAETTVEQIAAAAEVSPSTFFRYFPSKQELALVDDLDPVMFAAIDNQPADLPVLEMIRRATIEAFDSLTPEELAFETERINLIYSVPELRGAMAQELERNIEITAGIAAQRSGRSVDDLEVRVFAGALVGAMFALIQKEPFSQDQILRVVEFLSAGLPLSGIETH; this is encoded by the coding sequence ATGTCGGTTGAGCTGTCGGGCGACAGGCCGCCCGTTTCAGGCCTGCGCGAGCGGAAGAAGGAACGGACCCGCCGGACGATTCGCCAGGAGGCGTTCCGGCTGTTCCGTGAGCAGGGCTACGCCGAAACCACCGTCGAGCAGATCGCGGCGGCGGCGGAGGTCTCGCCCAGCACCTTCTTCCGCTATTTCCCGTCCAAACAGGAGCTCGCGCTTGTCGACGACCTCGACCCGGTGATGTTCGCGGCGATCGACAACCAGCCGGCGGATCTGCCGGTGCTGGAAATGATCCGGCGCGCGACCATCGAGGCGTTCGACTCGTTGACCCCGGAGGAACTCGCCTTCGAAACCGAGCGGATCAACCTGATCTATTCGGTGCCGGAGCTGCGCGGCGCGATGGCGCAGGAGTTGGAACGCAATATCGAGATAACCGCCGGAATCGCGGCCCAGCGCAGCGGCAGGTCCGTCGACGATTTGGAGGTGCGGGTCTTCGCGGGCGCTTTGGTCGGCGCGATGTTCGCGCTGATCCAGAAGGAGCCGTTCAGCCAGGACCAGATCCTGCGGGTCGTCGAATTCCTGTCCGCCGGGCTACCGCTCAGTGGGATCGAAACCCACTGA
- a CDS encoding SRPBCC family protein, with protein sequence MSGNSESARIVSTSREIAAPADRIFELIADPSRQPEWDGNDNLGHAAPDQRVHAVGDVFVMTLTKKDTVRENHIVEFEEGRRIAWLPSEPGKQPPGHLWRWTLEPLDPNTTRVTHTYDWTNLTDESRYPRAQATTPTKLQSSLDRLAALAEKSS encoded by the coding sequence ATGAGCGGCAACAGCGAATCCGCGCGCATCGTCAGCACCAGCCGGGAGATCGCGGCCCCGGCCGATCGCATCTTCGAATTGATCGCAGACCCGTCGCGGCAGCCCGAATGGGACGGCAACGACAACCTCGGCCACGCGGCTCCCGATCAGCGCGTCCACGCGGTGGGCGACGTCTTCGTCATGACCCTCACCAAGAAGGACACAGTCCGGGAGAACCACATCGTCGAATTCGAGGAGGGCCGCCGCATCGCCTGGCTGCCATCCGAACCCGGCAAGCAGCCGCCCGGCCACCTCTGGCGCTGGACCCTCGAACCCCTCGACCCGAACACCACCCGGGTCACCCACACCTACGACTGGACCAACCTCACCGACGAAAGTCGTTACCCCCGCGCCCAAGCCACCACCCCCACCAAACTCCAGTCCTCCCTGGACCGCCTCGCCGCACTCGCCGAGAAGAGTTCATAA
- the yhjD gene encoding inner membrane protein YhjD, with amino-acid sequence MQLIDNVKAKIERWIQAHPWLDHLVRAGGRYQRQRGDYYAAGITYFTVLSLFPLLMVGFSIAGFVLSHNPDLLRQMQHKVIDNIPGSLGGQLNDLINQAVASRTSVGVIGLLGGVYAGLGWMANLRAALTEQWEQKTPERNWFLGKLSDLGALIGLGLALTLSLGLSAVASSTLGARLLISAGLSHAPGARLLLVLLSTLLALLSSWAVFAWIIARLPREPVTLASAAKAALIAAVIFEIFKQIASFYLQIVLRSPAGAAFGSIIGLMVFSYITYRIILFATAWAATAAENMREADIPPPGAAIIRPRVSVRDLSMGAGAAFFGAGALATLVLTFFRRR; translated from the coding sequence GTGCAGCTGATTGACAATGTCAAGGCCAAGATCGAGCGGTGGATCCAGGCGCATCCGTGGCTGGATCACCTCGTCCGCGCCGGTGGGCGCTATCAGCGTCAGCGCGGGGACTACTACGCGGCGGGAATCACGTATTTCACTGTGCTGTCGCTGTTTCCATTGCTGATGGTGGGTTTCTCGATCGCGGGATTCGTGCTGTCGCACAATCCGGATCTGCTGCGGCAGATGCAGCACAAGGTCATCGACAATATCCCCGGTTCGCTGGGCGGTCAGCTCAACGACCTGATCAATCAGGCCGTCGCGTCGCGCACCAGCGTCGGGGTGATCGGTCTGCTCGGCGGGGTCTACGCCGGGCTCGGCTGGATGGCCAACCTGCGGGCCGCGCTCACCGAGCAGTGGGAACAGAAGACGCCGGAACGCAATTGGTTTCTCGGCAAGCTGTCCGACCTCGGCGCGCTGATCGGGCTCGGGCTCGCGTTGACACTGTCGCTGGGGTTGTCCGCGGTGGCGTCGAGCACCTTGGGTGCGCGCCTGCTGATTTCGGCGGGGCTCTCGCACGCGCCGGGGGCCAGGCTGCTGCTGGTGCTGCTGTCGACTCTGCTTGCGCTGCTGTCGAGTTGGGCGGTGTTCGCCTGGATCATCGCCCGGCTGCCCCGCGAACCGGTCACCCTGGCCAGCGCCGCCAAGGCGGCGTTGATCGCGGCGGTGATCTTCGAGATCTTCAAGCAGATCGCGTCGTTCTATCTGCAGATCGTGCTGCGCAGCCCGGCGGGGGCCGCCTTCGGATCGATCATCGGGTTGATGGTGTTCAGCTACATCACTTACCGGATCATCCTTTTCGCCACCGCATGGGCCGCCACCGCCGCGGAGAACATGCGCGAGGCCGATATTCCGCCGCCGGGTGCGGCGATCATCCGGCCGCGGGTGAGCGTGCGCGATCTGTCCATGGGCGCGGGCGCGGCCTTCTTCGGCGCGGGCGCGCTCGCGACGCTCGTGCTCACGTTCTTCCGGCGGCGGTGA